In the Thermococcus sp. MAR1 genome, one interval contains:
- a CDS encoding lipopolysaccharide biosynthesis protein, with product MSYERRVILRHSLASVIALALTGLTRFLYSVVIARRFGLEALGMANSLISKAFFVAIPLSFFAVALGKYASEFLGSEREDAIRSITLPSFLLPLAGLLLIPVNLYLGALATLRGIQLTLRNFLYGIHRGEHYAYIITLAFVGFLVGFLLPDIFAPYLLFLGLIAVFSVAYLARFDFVGKPRKSEMNLLLSYSSFAFLGTLSGVFLIQAPYFMSEYLSSPEVAGVVSAILSAAFLLTYLPQVLQSSIMPIFSYKYGRNEGDYVRLLAEKTTAFLILATGSAVFVLMILGREVLSAIFGFDVGPAFYLALMAVEIYITYNPSIVALNSTAYVKRGTFVALFGALVALLAWFYLIPAFGAIGVITGLVIGYTIILLGVAHYARALLDISPRIYSPLALVLLLQSLVFLSKYVLLAGFLLFLVYERGEIMEGIDLLKSFRGRGS from the coding sequence ATGAGCTACGAGCGCCGGGTCATCCTACGCCATTCACTGGCATCGGTGATTGCCCTAGCCCTCACCGGGCTAACCAGGTTTCTGTACAGTGTGGTGATCGCGAGGCGTTTTGGCCTTGAGGCGCTGGGGATGGCGAATTCTCTTATCTCAAAGGCCTTCTTTGTTGCTATACCCCTGAGCTTTTTCGCAGTAGCTCTCGGCAAATACGCCTCTGAGTTCTTGGGTAGTGAGAGGGAGGATGCAATACGCTCCATAACACTCCCTTCGTTTCTTCTCCCACTGGCCGGCCTGCTCCTCATTCCAGTAAATCTTTACCTGGGAGCCCTCGCAACGCTCCGGGGAATCCAGCTGACCCTTAGAAACTTCCTCTACGGCATCCATAGGGGAGAACATTACGCGTACATAATAACCTTGGCTTTCGTGGGCTTTCTGGTGGGGTTTTTGCTTCCCGACATCTTTGCCCCGTACCTGCTCTTCCTGGGACTGATAGCGGTTTTCTCCGTTGCCTATCTGGCGAGGTTTGATTTCGTCGGAAAACCCCGAAAAAGCGAAATGAACCTACTCCTCTCGTATTCCTCCTTCGCATTCCTAGGAACCCTATCAGGCGTTTTCCTGATACAGGCTCCCTATTTCATGAGTGAGTACCTGTCCAGCCCCGAAGTTGCGGGAGTGGTATCGGCAATACTCTCCGCGGCTTTTCTCCTAACGTACCTACCCCAGGTTCTCCAGTCTTCCATAATGCCCATCTTCTCGTACAAATACGGCAGAAACGAGGGTGACTATGTTAGACTCCTTGCCGAGAAGACAACGGCCTTTTTGATACTTGCCACAGGCTCTGCAGTATTTGTCCTAATGATTCTGGGCAGGGAGGTTCTCTCGGCAATATTCGGCTTCGATGTAGGCCCTGCATTCTACCTTGCCCTCATGGCTGTGGAAATTTACATAACCTACAACCCCAGCATAGTCGCCCTGAACTCAACAGCCTATGTTAAGAGGGGGACGTTTGTGGCGCTCTTTGGAGCCTTGGTGGCTCTTCTCGCGTGGTTCTATCTTATACCAGCGTTTGGGGCCATTGGGGTGATAACTGGCTTGGTAATTGGCTATACTATCATACTCCTGGGCGTGGCCCACTATGCAAGAGCCCTTCTGGATATATCCCCCAGAATATACTCCCCCCTGGCCTTGGTGTTGCTTCTTCAGTCCCTAGTGTTCCTGTCGAAGTATGTCCTTCTTGCTGGTTTCTTGCTTTTTCTTGTCTACGAGAGAGGGGAAATAATGGAGGGGATAGACCTCCTCAAATCCTTCCGTGGTAGAGGATCCTGA